A single window of Streptomyces griseoviridis DNA harbors:
- a CDS encoding carbohydrate ABC transporter permease — MTALGTTVRARRSLASRVAGGAAGGALRVFLVLVAVFWLVPTFGLLVSSFRDPTDIATSGWWKVFTAPGQLTARSYESLLEKDAVTHALFNTVWITVPATLLVVVFGAMAGYAFAWMEFRGRDWWFLLVVALLVVPVQVALIPLSDLFGKIGIFGDIIGVVLFHVGFGLPFAIFLLRNFFAEIPRELLEAARLDGAGEVRLFLTVVLPLAAPALASLGIFQFLWVWNDMLVALVFSDSGSQPLTVALQQQVRQFGSNIEILAPGAFLSMVVPLAVFFAFQRQFVSGVMAGAVK; from the coding sequence GTGACCGCACTCGGCACGACCGTACGGGCCCGGCGTTCCCTCGCGTCCCGGGTGGCGGGCGGGGCGGCGGGCGGGGCGCTGCGGGTCTTCCTGGTCCTGGTCGCCGTGTTCTGGCTGGTGCCGACCTTCGGGCTGCTGGTGTCGTCGTTCCGTGATCCGACGGACATCGCGACGTCCGGCTGGTGGAAGGTGTTCACCGCGCCGGGCCAACTCACCGCCAGGAGCTACGAGTCGCTGCTGGAGAAGGACGCGGTCACGCACGCCCTGTTCAACACGGTGTGGATCACGGTGCCCGCGACGCTGCTGGTGGTGGTGTTCGGGGCGATGGCCGGATACGCCTTCGCGTGGATGGAGTTCCGGGGCCGCGACTGGTGGTTCCTGCTGGTGGTCGCGTTGCTCGTGGTGCCGGTGCAGGTGGCGCTGATCCCGCTCTCCGACCTGTTCGGGAAGATCGGGATCTTCGGCGACATCATCGGCGTGGTCCTCTTCCACGTCGGCTTCGGACTGCCGTTCGCGATCTTCCTGTTGCGGAACTTCTTCGCGGAGATCCCGCGTGAACTCCTGGAGGCCGCGCGGCTCGACGGGGCGGGTGAGGTCCGGCTGTTCCTCACCGTCGTCCTGCCGCTCGCCGCTCCGGCGCTGGCCTCGCTCGGCATCTTCCAGTTCCTGTGGGTGTGGAACGACATGCTGGTGGCGCTGGTGTTCTCGGACTCCGGGTCGCAGCCGCTGACGGTCGCGCTCCAGCAGCAGGTACGGCAGTTCGGCAGCAACATCGAGATCCTGGCGCCCGGCGCGTTCCTCTCGATGGTGGTGCCGCTGGCCGTGTTCTT
- a CDS encoding carbohydrate ABC transporter permease produces MASVAHPEGAGLPPAPAAHPRGSVTGTRRRWAVLFLLPALVLLGALVVYPIGYSLWRSLYDADGSGFVGLGNYVDVFSDRSTLTAVRNTAIWMAVAPAVVTALGLVFAVLTERVRWGTAFKLIVFMPMAISMLAAGIIFRLVYEQDPSQGAANAVAKSIHDTFVSSSVYPNARPNVAASDLRASGGGSFTTAGPVRAGTPALLPLVGIAPDRLPGSPRDARAAAGPGVTGTVWLDFRRGGGGTKGRVDPGEKALKGVTVEAVRDGRTVASATTAADGTFTLPAAADGARLRLPGANFAAPYNGIDWLGPTLVTPAIIGSYVWMWAGFAMVLIAAGLAGVDRNLLEAARVDGANEWQVFRRVTVPLLAPVLMVVLVTLMINVMKVFDLVYIIAPQPSQDDANVLALQLFLSSFGGGGNYGVGSAIGVILLVLVLPVMYVNIRRLRRERRL; encoded by the coding sequence ATGGCGTCGGTGGCGCACCCGGAGGGTGCCGGCCTGCCGCCGGCGCCCGCCGCGCACCCGCGCGGGAGTGTGACCGGGACGCGGCGGCGGTGGGCGGTGCTGTTCCTGCTGCCCGCGCTGGTGCTGCTCGGCGCGCTCGTGGTCTACCCGATCGGGTACTCGCTCTGGCGCAGCCTCTACGACGCCGACGGCTCGGGGTTCGTGGGGCTCGGCAACTACGTCGACGTCTTCAGCGACCGGTCGACCCTGACCGCCGTCCGCAACACCGCGATCTGGATGGCGGTGGCGCCCGCGGTGGTCACCGCGCTCGGTCTGGTCTTCGCGGTGCTGACCGAACGGGTGCGCTGGGGAACGGCGTTCAAGCTGATCGTCTTCATGCCGATGGCGATCTCGATGCTGGCCGCGGGGATCATCTTCCGGCTGGTGTACGAGCAGGACCCGAGCCAGGGCGCGGCGAACGCGGTCGCCAAGTCGATCCACGACACGTTCGTGTCGTCGTCGGTGTATCCGAACGCCCGGCCGAACGTGGCGGCGAGCGATCTGCGGGCGTCGGGCGGCGGGTCGTTCACGACGGCGGGCCCGGTGCGGGCGGGCACCCCGGCGCTGCTGCCGCTGGTGGGCATCGCGCCCGACCGGCTGCCCGGGAGTCCGCGGGACGCTCGGGCGGCGGCGGGTCCCGGGGTCACCGGCACGGTCTGGCTGGACTTCAGGCGGGGCGGCGGCGGCACCAAGGGGCGGGTCGACCCGGGTGAGAAGGCGCTGAAGGGCGTCACGGTGGAGGCGGTGCGAGACGGCCGGACGGTCGCCTCGGCGACCACCGCGGCGGACGGCACCTTCACGCTGCCCGCGGCGGCGGACGGCGCCAGGCTGCGGCTGCCCGGTGCGAACTTCGCGGCGCCGTACAACGGCATCGACTGGCTGGGTCCGACGCTGGTCACCCCGGCGATCATCGGCAGCTATGTGTGGATGTGGGCGGGGTTCGCGATGGTGCTGATCGCGGCCGGGCTCGCGGGTGTCGACCGGAATCTGCTGGAGGCGGCCCGGGTGGACGGGGCGAACGAGTGGCAGGTGTTCCGCCGGGTCACCGTGCCGCTGCTCGCGCCGGTCCTGATGGTCGTCCTGGTCACCCTGATGATCAATGTGATGAAGGTGTTCGACCTCGTGTACATCATCGCGCCGCAGCCGAGCCAGGACGACGCGAACGTGCTGGCGCTCCAGCTGTTCCTGTCGTCGTTCGGCGGTGGCGGCAACTACGGTGTGGGCAGCGCGATCGGCGTGATCCTGCTGGTGCTCGTGCTGCCGGTGATGTACGTCAACATCCGCCGTCTGCGAAGGGAGCGCCGGCTGTGA